In one Scyliorhinus canicula chromosome 3, sScyCan1.1, whole genome shotgun sequence genomic region, the following are encoded:
- the LOC119963822 gene encoding cytochrome P450 26B1-like: protein MQARDNLHKYLEKAISEKLQSKQDKDYSDALDILIDSAREHGKELTMQELKESTVELIFAAFATTSSATTSLILQLLQHPAVLEKLKEELRHHGILHNGCKCEETPRMATVVRLKYLDCVIKEVLRLLPPVSGGYRTALQTFELDGCQIPKGWSVLYSIRDTHDTAPVFQNVEVFDPDRFGEDRDENKGDRFSYIPFGGGIRSCLGRELAKLILKVLAMELASTSRFELATRTFPRMLTVPVVHPVDGLKVKFSGLDANQNEIDPETESMLGSTV, encoded by the exons ATGCAAGCCCGGGACAACCTTCATAAATACCTGGAAAAAGCCATCAGCGAGAAGCTACAGAGCAAACAGGATAAAGATTACTCAGATGCGTTGGACATTCTGATAGACAGCGCCAGGGAGCACGGGAAAGAGCTCACCATGCAGGAACTGAAG GAATCCACAGTGGAGCTGATCTTTGCCGCCTTCGCGACCACCTCTAGCGCGACGACATCGCTGATCCTCCAGCTCCTGCAGCATCCAGCGGTACTAGAGAAACTGAAGGAGGAGCTGAGGCATCATGGGATCCTTCACAATGGCTGCAAGTGCGAGGAAACCCCCAGGATGGCCACGGTGGTGCGCCTCAAGTACCTGGACTGCGTCATCAAGGAGGTCCTGCGTTTGCTTCCGCCTGTCTCAGGCGGCTACCGGACAGCACTGCAGACGTTCGAGTTGGAC ggGTGCCAGATTCCCAAAGGCTGGAGCGTCCTCTACAGCATCCGGGACACCCACGACACGGCTCCCGTGTTCCAGAACGTTGAGGTCTTTGACCCTGACCGCTTCGGAGAAGATCGGGACGAGAACAAAGGCGACCGGTTCAGTTACATCCCTTTCGGAGGGGGGATCAGGAGCTGCCTGGGCAGAGAGCTGGCCAAGCTCATCCTAAAGGTGCTGGCGATGGAGCTGGCCAGCACCAGCCGGTTCGAGCTGGCCACCAGGACTTTCCCCCGCATGTTGACGGTGCCAGTTGTCCACCCTGTGGACGGGTTGAAAGTCAAATTCTCTGGACTCGATGCCAACCAGAACGAGATAGACCCCGAGACAGAGTCAATGCTGGGCTCCACGGTGTAA